The Chthoniobacterales bacterium genome includes a window with the following:
- a CDS encoding peptidoglycan-binding domain-containing protein, protein MISKKLLLTLLLLAGTARADEQVRAVQEELRRRNVYFGDIDGQRSTELEQATRRYQKRKGFAENGSEDHDTLRSLGLLPRSPDEAPPKELDWPAEPILKSDAKIDVAAEAQQIGAETGVAPASIAPEKIPAEKTSASAAKAKRSKPSGVQPVVLQSERKTSQSSQRMETVELVRFVKNYLKAVSRNDTHNELQFYADHVSYFANGVVDRRIVESSLKRYYQRWPSRKYIIGPVLGISWNSRRGEIVMTYRVNFTLKNHGKVVRGQTENRITINAATADPRIVAIEEHRVRL, encoded by the coding sequence ATGATCTCCAAAAAGCTTCTTCTCACTCTGTTGTTGCTCGCCGGAACTGCGAGGGCCGATGAACAAGTCCGCGCCGTGCAGGAGGAACTCCGTCGGCGCAATGTGTATTTCGGCGACATCGACGGACAGCGTTCGACGGAGTTGGAACAAGCAACGCGTCGCTACCAGAAGCGCAAGGGATTTGCCGAAAATGGCAGCGAAGATCACGACACGCTGCGTTCGCTCGGGCTGCTCCCGCGTTCGCCAGACGAGGCTCCGCCGAAGGAACTCGACTGGCCTGCGGAGCCAATCTTGAAAAGCGATGCGAAGATCGATGTCGCCGCCGAGGCCCAGCAGATCGGAGCTGAGACTGGCGTCGCGCCCGCCAGCATTGCGCCAGAGAAAATTCCCGCAGAAAAAACCAGCGCGTCAGCAGCCAAGGCCAAGCGCAGCAAGCCGTCTGGCGTGCAGCCGGTGGTGTTGCAATCGGAGCGGAAAACATCGCAGTCCAGTCAGCGGATGGAGACGGTGGAGCTGGTGCGGTTTGTCAAAAATTACCTGAAAGCCGTCAGCCGGAACGACACCCATAACGAGTTGCAGTTCTATGCGGACCACGTGTCGTATTTCGCCAATGGCGTGGTCGATCGTCGCATCGTCGAGAGCAGCCTGAAGCGCTACTACCAGCGCTGGCCCTCGCGCAAATACATCATCGGCCCTGTTCTGGGAATTTCCTGGAACTCCCGTCGCGGCGAAATCGTGATGACTTATCGCGTGAATTTTACCCTGAAAAATCACGGCAAGGTCGTTCGCGGCCAGACCGAAAATCGTATTACGATCAATGCCGCCACTGCCGACCCCCGCATTGTTGCCATCGAAGAACACCGCGTCCGACTCTAG
- a CDS encoding tRNA-dihydrouridine synthase: MNAAEIFARTGPTPVLALAPMQDVTDLPFWKLMAHYGGADVYYTEYFRVHPVSHLESYIKRSITENPTGRPVIAQMIGNDIPSLVKNARLLQELPIVAVDLNLGCPAPVVYRKCAGGGLLRDLAQVDAILSALREVITVRFTVKTRVGFDTSDTFEKLLPILAKHSLDLLTVHGRTVKEMYWSEVRYDFIQHAAEVMKCPVLANGNISTAARALEVWRQTGARGSMLGRGAIRNPWIFRQVRELLAGDPMFLPTGRDVLGYIEALYEAVCEPAIREASQVQKMKKYMNFIGAGVEPTGQFLHQIRRCHTRADFFAICREFLDHDEPLPLQPFPENRTLNPSSAPPVIAV, encoded by the coding sequence ATGAACGCCGCAGAAATATTCGCCAGAACGGGCCCGACTCCCGTGCTGGCGCTGGCCCCGATGCAGGATGTCACCGACCTGCCGTTCTGGAAATTGATGGCGCACTACGGCGGCGCAGACGTTTACTACACGGAATATTTTCGCGTGCATCCGGTCTCGCATCTGGAGTCCTACATCAAGCGCTCCATCACGGAAAATCCGACGGGGCGTCCGGTGATTGCGCAGATGATTGGCAACGACATTCCGTCGCTGGTGAAAAATGCGCGGCTCCTCCAGGAGCTTCCCATCGTCGCCGTCGACCTCAATCTCGGCTGTCCCGCGCCGGTGGTTTATCGGAAGTGCGCGGGCGGCGGATTGCTGCGCGACTTGGCTCAGGTGGACGCGATTCTCAGTGCGCTACGCGAGGTGATCACGGTGCGTTTCACAGTGAAAACGAGAGTCGGGTTTGATACCTCTGACACGTTTGAAAAACTCCTGCCCATATTGGCAAAACACTCGCTCGACCTTCTCACCGTCCACGGGCGGACGGTGAAGGAAATGTATTGGAGCGAGGTGCGTTACGACTTTATCCAGCACGCCGCCGAGGTGATGAAATGCCCCGTGTTGGCCAATGGAAACATCAGCACCGCCGCTCGCGCTCTGGAAGTCTGGCGGCAAACGGGCGCTCGCGGTTCGATGTTAGGACGCGGCGCGATCCGCAACCCGTGGATCTTCCGCCAGGTGCGCGAACTGCTGGCAGGCGATCCGATGTTTCTGCCGACCGGACGCGACGTGCTCGGCTACATCGAGGCGCTTTACGAAGCCGTCTGCGAACCGGCGATTCGTGAGGCGTCGCAGGTGCAGAAGATGAAGAAATACATGAACTTCATCGGAGCCGGAGTCGAACCGACGGGACAATTTCTCCATCAGATTCGCCGCTGCCATACGCGGGCGGATTTTTTCGCCATCTGCCGCGAATTTCTCGATCACGACGAGCCGCTGCCGCTCCAGCCGTTTCCAGAAAATCGCACGCTCAACCCAAGCAGCGCGCCGCCGGTGATTGCGGTCTAA
- a CDS encoding BamA/TamA family outer membrane protein, producing MKKLLVTVLAVLQSSHIVIAQATKADATAANQEFSQAPPVAEPRQNVHVDVRFSGIKGVQEEDLRTAAGEIISGIEARGLTPPRADDVAFYVEVYYRRHGYGFAMVDWKITNDGRTLELNIVEGPLTNVGPITYQGNDHYPNMTLNDFLLGTTRERFSKFLKVLPYVEQDIETGISRLESFYHSEGYLDAKVEPWPVGYSADLSVANLGVSVVEGLQYWFRRIDIVGASPELEARIRLKLADILKAPATDLRMDSMQSEIQFELKSEGYFKAEVALTDVIFDKEHGLVDLKLVVNTGYRFIFDGVSVRGTERLKPDFIPKRFSSLAGQTYEPEKMNEIYREMVSTGLFSEFRLKEVPIDGNQIRLDIDVKENPAKEFGVYAGFATYEGGFVGATFQDRNLLGYGRPLLTSIEMSQRGLTGRIEYVDPWFITRGNELRLRIFSRSIDNDGYSIFDLGVRGELNRKFTKNLKGALFAELKTSQASPLEIDDPLLLGPLDYQTLTLGISGTLDFRNNPLAPGEGWVTDASLAYEQISSGGSGLRASLRVSYYLPIGKGLLALGGRTAAYMTSSDVNDVPIDERYFNGGGTTVRSFDERQLGPLYLNTYPLGGLGRTILNAEFQYPIFGDIKGAAFIDAGNVPADGSFFSTSDFRYGVGVGIRYNLPVGPLRLDYGINPDPRPGESGGAFHFSFGVAF from the coding sequence ATGAAGAAACTACTCGTCACAGTACTAGCGGTTTTGCAGTCGAGTCACATCGTTATCGCGCAGGCGACGAAGGCTGACGCCACGGCGGCCAACCAGGAATTTTCCCAAGCGCCGCCGGTGGCCGAGCCGCGCCAGAATGTCCATGTCGATGTTAGGTTTTCCGGCATCAAGGGCGTGCAGGAGGAGGATCTGCGCACCGCTGCGGGCGAGATTATTTCCGGCATCGAGGCGCGCGGCCTCACTCCGCCGCGAGCCGATGACGTGGCCTTCTACGTGGAGGTGTACTATCGCCGCCACGGCTACGGTTTTGCGATGGTGGATTGGAAGATCACCAACGACGGGCGCACGCTCGAGTTGAATATCGTTGAGGGGCCGCTAACCAATGTCGGGCCGATCACCTACCAAGGGAATGATCATTATCCTAACATGACGCTGAATGACTTTTTGCTGGGCACGACCCGCGAGCGTTTCTCGAAGTTTCTGAAGGTGCTTCCCTATGTCGAGCAGGACATCGAAACGGGCATTTCGCGGCTCGAATCCTTCTATCATTCCGAGGGTTATCTCGATGCGAAGGTGGAGCCCTGGCCCGTGGGCTACAGCGCGGATCTGTCCGTCGCGAATCTCGGCGTGAGTGTCGTGGAAGGCTTGCAATATTGGTTTCGCCGTATCGACATCGTCGGCGCGTCGCCGGAACTCGAAGCTAGGATTCGACTCAAACTCGCGGACATTTTGAAGGCTCCAGCGACCGATTTGCGAATGGATTCGATGCAGAGCGAAATCCAATTTGAATTGAAGTCCGAGGGCTACTTCAAGGCGGAGGTCGCGCTCACGGATGTCATTTTCGACAAGGAGCACGGACTGGTCGATCTCAAGCTGGTGGTGAACACGGGCTACCGTTTTATCTTCGACGGCGTGAGTGTGCGCGGCACCGAACGGCTGAAACCGGACTTTATTCCGAAGCGTTTTTCCTCGCTCGCCGGTCAGACTTACGAGCCGGAGAAGATGAATGAGATCTATCGCGAAATGGTCTCGACCGGATTGTTCTCGGAGTTCCGTTTGAAAGAGGTGCCGATTGATGGAAACCAGATCCGGCTCGACATCGACGTGAAGGAAAATCCGGCGAAAGAGTTCGGCGTCTATGCGGGTTTTGCGACCTACGAAGGCGGGTTTGTCGGGGCGACTTTTCAGGACCGCAATCTCTTGGGTTACGGACGTCCGCTTTTGACTTCCATTGAAATGTCGCAGCGCGGTTTGACGGGCAGGATCGAGTATGTTGATCCGTGGTTTATCACGCGCGGCAACGAGCTGCGGCTGCGGATTTTTTCGCGTTCCATCGACAACGACGGCTACTCCATTTTCGATCTCGGCGTGCGCGGCGAGCTCAACCGGAAGTTCACAAAAAATCTCAAGGGCGCTCTCTTCGCCGAGTTGAAAACCTCGCAGGCGAGTCCCTTGGAAATAGATGACCCGCTATTGTTAGGACCGCTCGATTATCAGACACTAACATTGGGCATCAGCGGCACCTTGGATTTCCGAAATAACCCGCTCGCTCCCGGCGAGGGCTGGGTTACAGACGCCTCACTGGCTTACGAGCAAATCAGCAGCGGTGGCAGCGGATTGCGGGCGTCGTTGCGCGTCTCCTACTACCTGCCCATTGGCAAGGGATTGCTCGCACTCGGCGGACGCACGGCGGCCTACATGACTTCGAGTGATGTGAACGATGTGCCCATCGACGAGCGTTACTTCAACGGCGGCGGCACGACTGTTAGAAGCTTCGACGAACGACAGCTGGGTCCGCTCTACCTAAACACCTATCCGCTTGGCGGTTTGGGTCGGACCATACTCAACGCAGAATTTCAATATCCCATCTTTGGCGACATCAAGGGCGCGGCCTTTATTGATGCGGGAAATGTGCCCGCCGATGGCAGTTTCTTTTCCACATCCGACTTCCGTTACGGTGTGGGAGTCGGCATTCGCTACAACCTTCCGGTGGGTCCCCTTCGGCTCGACTACGGGATCAATCCCGACCCGCGTCCGGGCGAGTCCGGCGGCGCTTTTCATTTCAGCTTCGGCGTGGCATTCTAG
- a CDS encoding translocation/assembly module TamB domain-containing protein, with protein MLILLLAVFHRVIIFGLVNWGVGMAEKSGHMQIAYQLDGTIFTSLELSKVKVRVLEPGPLKKLTLDRLALRYHPWDGLTKGLPNFIESVEVHDLDLELDATKPSPPKPKKKSGSFAIPFPRLVDIRGIRVKVETPTGLLALDNANLTLLPDQAGVVSIDHLAIPAYRTFDHLHGQTSYHNRDLILENLVILDNLAITRLQVNASKLGEQQLTAQLAAQTFGGTLSADFSLTNMDTTGNMTLAVAGSQIDLPQVAAFVSPTLQLAGVLDQLNVRIDGQAGDLATWNGGLNLHVNKPAFGKTAFDTAAVKGVITNGHLLLSETALLKGEEWVTLGGTVQLPGKNTRAHPLLADVLLSANLPDFGALIPDATGSASVTATVKASPSQIQAKLDSNLTALAVSNLTLDSATATATFSKSSSSVIDWEKPWWENSGIVANISTSALKISGYQIDRVGAVVRSTNEKANIESVEIVRGQNSVRTTGTFVFQEKPAGPLPGLLDLTLKIKGPALNEFSVDPASPIITGRAQGSGHLHWATAQLEGRLEVEAIELGHKGVALGTLAIDASAANGVARLSQFLLDMPGESFIQATGEFDLVSKDHYAAQVSTRLADLVQFKPLMGESMKDTPLAGTIQLDWNGTGLLSKRQHEGRLSLDVKDAAYASVKGIQLHTAGYYTPTQAEFPQIDLSTSKGNLATTISYFNRVLKIDNLKLTQNQELRLAGSLALPIDFENISNSEKRFPLDEPIAIDLVGKDVQLGGLFTDIGMIPPATGRVSLDVKAKGSLRNLDAVIALKMQDVQSDKAKQVQPISGEINVAIANQRANLTGNIREPSLQPITLSGSIPLELASIISTGSISPNLPIAAHVVLPPTSLAIVPRYVAMINRIDGTVGLDVTVEGTLEKPRFLGGLRTNVRSLIFRDDSLPDVRDLTANLDFKNNVLTLSQVKGDLAGGPFTARGSINLTKPAEPTFDIALQGRSILFVRNDSVIVRSNFDLTVRGPLNAAEVGGKIAITDSRFFREIDVLPINLPGRPAPAVAGKKPNLSFPTPPLRDWKFNIAIKTEDAFKVTGNLANGEVLIDLKLAGTGLAPTLDGNVVIAKLRASLPFSRLDIEYGNIYFSKDLPPLSPVLDLRGKSVVRDYTIDAYIWGDAAKPQTLFLSQPPLTQEDILTLLATGVTQTEIQENPQLLAGRAGSLFIQKYYNKIFKRKQSFEQSPLSDRIDVQVGNVDPKTGRESATARLRLTDHWQVLADLDITGGVRGQVRYLLRFK; from the coding sequence GTGCTGATTCTGCTGCTCGCCGTCTTTCATCGGGTGATCATCTTCGGACTCGTAAATTGGGGCGTCGGCATGGCGGAAAAATCCGGCCACATGCAGATCGCCTACCAACTCGATGGGACGATATTTACCTCACTCGAATTGTCCAAAGTCAAAGTCCGCGTGCTGGAGCCGGGACCGCTGAAAAAGCTCACACTCGACCGGCTGGCCCTGCGTTATCATCCTTGGGACGGGCTCACAAAGGGTCTGCCCAACTTCATCGAAAGCGTCGAGGTGCACGATCTCGACCTGGAGCTCGACGCCACGAAACCGTCACCACCGAAGCCGAAGAAAAAGAGCGGCTCGTTTGCCATTCCCTTCCCACGGCTCGTCGATATTCGGGGCATTCGAGTGAAAGTCGAAACGCCCACCGGCCTGCTCGCTCTCGACAACGCCAACCTCACCCTCCTGCCCGATCAGGCGGGCGTCGTGAGCATCGATCATCTTGCGATTCCCGCCTATCGCACCTTCGATCATCTCCACGGCCAGACGTCTTATCACAACCGCGATCTGATTCTGGAGAACCTAGTCATTCTGGACAATCTCGCCATCACGCGGTTGCAGGTCAACGCCTCGAAACTGGGCGAGCAGCAACTCACCGCGCAGCTCGCAGCACAGACTTTTGGCGGCACGTTGTCGGCCGATTTTTCCCTGACTAACATGGACACCACGGGCAACATGACGCTCGCTGTCGCCGGCAGTCAGATCGATCTCCCGCAGGTCGCGGCGTTTGTGAGCCCCACGCTGCAACTCGCTGGCGTGCTCGATCAGCTCAACGTGCGCATCGACGGTCAGGCTGGCGATTTGGCGACTTGGAACGGCGGCCTGAATTTGCACGTTAACAAACCCGCGTTTGGGAAAACGGCCTTTGACACAGCGGCGGTGAAGGGCGTGATCACCAATGGCCATCTCCTGCTTTCCGAGACCGCGCTGCTAAAGGGCGAGGAATGGGTCACTCTCGGCGGCACGGTGCAGTTGCCGGGAAAAAACACCAGGGCACATCCGCTGCTGGCCGATGTTTTGCTATCGGCGAACCTGCCAGATTTTGGCGCGCTCATTCCCGATGCGACCGGTTCGGCCAGCGTCACAGCAACGGTCAAGGCGTCGCCGTCGCAGATCCAGGCGAAGCTCGATTCGAACCTAACTGCGCTCGCCGTGAGCAACCTCACACTCGACTCAGCGACGGCCACGGCGACGTTTTCCAAGTCGAGTTCCAGTGTTATCGACTGGGAGAAACCGTGGTGGGAAAACAGCGGCATCGTGGCGAACATTTCCACGAGTGCGCTCAAAATCAGCGGCTACCAGATCGACCGCGTCGGCGCGGTGGTGAGATCGACGAATGAAAAAGCTAACATCGAGTCTGTCGAGATCGTTCGTGGGCAAAATTCCGTGCGCACCACCGGCACGTTTGTCTTTCAAGAAAAACCCGCCGGTCCCCTGCCCGGCCTGCTCGATCTAACCTTGAAGATCAAGGGCCCCGCGCTCAACGAATTCTCCGTCGATCCCGCCAGTCCGATCATCACCGGACGCGCCCAAGGCAGCGGACATTTGCATTGGGCAACGGCCCAGCTCGAGGGCCGGCTCGAGGTCGAGGCCATCGAACTCGGCCACAAAGGCGTCGCTCTCGGCACGCTCGCCATCGACGCGTCTGCGGCCAATGGCGTGGCGCGTTTGAGCCAGTTTTTGCTCGACATGCCGGGCGAGAGTTTCATTCAGGCGACAGGCGAATTTGACTTGGTTAGCAAGGATCATTACGCCGCCCAGGTGAGCACACGACTGGCCGATCTGGTGCAGTTTAAACCACTGATGGGCGAGTCGATGAAAGACACGCCGCTCGCCGGCACGATCCAGCTCGATTGGAATGGAACTGGCCTCCTCAGCAAGCGTCAGCACGAAGGCCGGCTCTCGCTGGATGTGAAGGACGCCGCCTACGCCTCGGTGAAAGGAATCCAACTCCACACCGCCGGATATTACACGCCGACACAGGCCGAGTTTCCGCAAATCGACCTGAGTACTAGCAAAGGAAATCTGGCCACCACGATCTCCTATTTCAACCGCGTCTTGAAGATCGACAACCTCAAGCTCACGCAAAATCAGGAGCTGCGGCTCGCGGGAAGTCTCGCGCTGCCAATCGACTTTGAGAACATTTCCAACAGCGAAAAACGTTTCCCGCTCGATGAGCCGATTGCGATCGATCTCGTCGGAAAAGACGTGCAGCTCGGCGGTCTTTTCACCGACATCGGCATGATTCCCCCCGCGACTGGCCGGGTCAGTCTCGACGTCAAGGCCAAGGGCTCGCTGCGCAATCTGGACGCGGTGATTGCGTTGAAAATGCAGGACGTCCAGAGCGACAAGGCAAAGCAAGTCCAGCCCATTTCCGGCGAGATCAACGTCGCCATCGCCAACCAGCGCGCGAACCTCACGGGCAACATTCGCGAGCCGTCGCTCCAGCCGATCACGCTCTCGGGCAGCATTCCATTGGAACTCGCCTCGATCATTTCCACAGGCTCGATCAGTCCTAACTTGCCCATCGCCGCGCATGTCGTGCTGCCGCCGACTTCGCTCGCGATTGTGCCGCGGTATGTGGCAATGATCAACCGCATTGACGGCACGGTGGGGCTCGATGTCACGGTCGAGGGCACGCTGGAAAAGCCGCGTTTTCTGGGCGGATTGAGGACGAATGTTCGCTCGCTGATTTTCCGAGACGACAGCCTGCCGGATGTGCGTGATCTCACCGCCAATCTCGACTTCAAGAACAATGTGCTCACCCTCTCGCAAGTGAAGGGCGATCTGGCCGGCGGTCCGTTCACCGCGCGCGGTTCGATCAATCTCACCAAACCGGCCGAGCCGACGTTCGACATCGCCTTGCAAGGACGAAGCATTCTCTTTGTTAGAAATGACTCGGTGATCGTGCGTTCCAACTTCGATCTAACCGTGCGCGGTCCGCTGAATGCAGCCGAAGTCGGCGGCAAGATTGCAATCACCGACAGCCGGTTTTTCCGCGAGATCGACGTGCTGCCGATCAATCTTCCGGGTCGCCCGGCTCCGGCGGTTGCGGGCAAAAAACCGAACCTCAGTTTTCCCACGCCACCATTGCGCGATTGGAAATTTAACATCGCGATCAAGACGGAAGACGCCTTCAAAGTCACCGGCAACCTGGCCAATGGCGAGGTGCTGATTGACCTCAAACTCGCCGGCACCGGACTCGCTCCGACGCTCGATGGAAACGTGGTCATCGCGAAGCTGCGCGCGTCTCTGCCCTTCAGCCGGCTCGACATCGAATACGGCAATATCTATTTCAGCAAAGACCTGCCGCCGCTTAGTCCCGTGCTCGATCTGCGCGGCAAATCCGTGGTGCGCGACTACACCATCGACGCCTACATCTGGGGCGATGCCGCCAAGCCGCAGACGCTTTTTCTCAGTCAGCCGCCGCTTACCCAGGAGGACATTCTAACATTGCTCGCCACGGGTGTGACGCAGACTGAGATTCAGGAAAATCCGCAATTGCTGGCAGGACGCGCCGGGTCGCTGTTCATCCAGAAATACTACAACAAAATCTTCAAGCGAAAGCAGAGCTTCGAGCAGAGTCCGCTGAGTGATCGCATCGACGTGCAAGTCGGCAATGTCGATCCAAAAACAGGACGCGAATCCGCCACCGCGCGCCTCCGGCTCACCGACCACTGGCAGGTGCTCGCCGATCTGGACATCACCGGCGGCGTGCGTGGCCAGGTCCGTTATCTTCTGCGTTTCAAATGA
- a CDS encoding YihY/virulence factor BrkB family protein: protein MVKANASGNPSALIRLWRLVSTSMLRYNEIDGEQRAASFAYYAFFSLFPLIVLLVTTVGGSLLKDQATASRTVTDMLQQYIPLSPVDQLAIVKTVDGFIAGRGSAGVVAFVTLAWSSLRFFQALTRGVNRAWGTKEYSWWHLPIKNLGMVALFASGMVLGGILPTVLTVVRRFTPQKIWVIPIFFDIALSAVPFVILFYVILLFYKYAPRTQVSIRDAVLPALSIAVMLKIVQYFFGIYLRSYSNFNIIYGTFAGVMALMLWIYITGSLLIFGGCLCAVRKEMKVAAGVSRRRKN from the coding sequence ATGGTAAAAGCAAATGCCTCTGGCAATCCTTCCGCTCTCATTCGACTCTGGCGGCTAGTCAGCACCTCGATGCTGCGCTACAACGAGATCGACGGCGAGCAGCGCGCGGCATCGTTTGCCTATTACGCGTTTTTCTCGCTCTTCCCGCTGATTGTTCTTTTGGTGACGACCGTCGGCGGCAGCCTGCTGAAAGATCAGGCCACGGCTTCGCGCACCGTCACCGACATGTTGCAGCAATACATCCCGCTCTCGCCGGTGGATCAACTCGCTATCGTGAAAACGGTGGACGGCTTCATTGCTGGCCGTGGCTCCGCTGGAGTGGTCGCCTTCGTCACACTGGCCTGGAGCTCGCTGCGTTTTTTCCAAGCCCTCACTCGCGGGGTGAATCGCGCCTGGGGCACGAAGGAATATTCCTGGTGGCATCTCCCGATCAAGAACCTCGGCATGGTCGCGCTCTTCGCCAGCGGCATGGTGCTCGGCGGGATTTTGCCGACCGTGCTCACCGTCGTCCGGCGTTTCACTCCCCAGAAAATCTGGGTCATCCCCATCTTCTTCGACATCGCCTTGTCCGCCGTGCCATTCGTCATTCTCTTCTACGTCATCCTGCTTTTTTACAAATACGCGCCGCGCACCCAAGTCTCGATCCGCGATGCCGTGCTCCCTGCGCTGAGCATCGCCGTCATGCTGAAAATCGTGCAATATTTCTTCGGCATCTACCTGCGCAGCTACAGCAATTTCAACATCATCTACGGCACCTTTGCGGGCGTGATGGCCCTCATGCTCTGGATTTACATCACCGGCTCATTGCTCATCTTCGGTGGCTGCCTCTGTGCCGTGCGCAAGGAAATGAAAGTCGCCGCCGGAGTCAGCCGCCGCCGGAAAAACTAA
- a CDS encoding CAP domain-containing protein has product MAIRFLICGLLGFLLANATAQLSVNPVSREESRIFYEAIYPVSENIASGWNGDVAVGDAGTTTSAFKNAVYLRVNYFRAMAGVPGGIVDNASFSAGAQQAALMMSSNGKLSHTPTSDWINYSSAGATAAGKSNIALGNTGSDAINEYMEDSGATNTMAGHRRWILYPQSTRMGTGDVPATGSLFSANALWVQDSTTFSLSRPTVRDTFVAWPPKGYVPYTVIYPRWSFSYPGANFSSASVSLQRNGSPVSVTKETIANGYGENTLVFIPGNLDPDNWPGPVRPSADTATSVTISNVVIGGTARSFSYTVTAFDPLKPGSGTVTPVISGPSAPVVGTANAYSVNALPLATGYQWKRSTFATYNTVTGAEADGLVRPTGYSVRDNTVQASGSYSYHLAQPGFVTSQFVLNAPIVPGSGAALNFQSRLGYATSDQVATVQVSLDNGLLWDTLWTQPGTGGAGEGTFQSRTISLAAYSGREIQIRFLYNRGHGSAYPQTSEGVGWYVDNISLSGTQTLGGSTLSGISASQSYSFTPSSAGTYALQVRPQVYGNYLLGWSAIRSVSTSGTPPPVVQNRIVRLSGYLAFGTRRVRTRNYRTLTIWNDGNAPLTVSSIGYRSGFSGAWSGAIAPGGHQNVRVIFRPTSRRSYVGNVTVRSDATGGVNILRISGRGR; this is encoded by the coding sequence ATGGCCATCAGATTTCTCATCTGCGGCCTGCTCGGCTTCCTTCTCGCCAATGCGACGGCGCAGTTGTCCGTCAATCCCGTGAGCCGCGAGGAGAGCCGCATCTTCTACGAGGCGATCTATCCCGTTTCGGAAAACATCGCCTCCGGTTGGAATGGCGACGTCGCCGTCGGAGACGCCGGGACCACCACCTCCGCCTTCAAAAATGCGGTCTATCTTCGGGTTAACTATTTCCGGGCCATGGCTGGCGTTCCCGGCGGCATCGTGGACAACGCCAGTTTCAGCGCCGGAGCCCAGCAGGCGGCGTTGATGATGTCCTCGAATGGAAAACTCAGTCATACGCCGACCAGCGACTGGATCAATTACTCCTCCGCTGGAGCCACTGCCGCTGGCAAATCCAACATCGCCCTCGGCAACACTGGCAGCGACGCGATCAATGAATACATGGAGGACAGCGGCGCGACCAACACCATGGCTGGCCACCGCCGCTGGATTCTCTACCCGCAATCCACCCGCATGGGTACTGGCGACGTCCCGGCCACCGGCAGTCTTTTCTCCGCCAACGCCCTCTGGGTCCAAGACTCCACGACCTTCAGCCTGTCGCGCCCGACCGTGCGAGATACCTTCGTGGCCTGGCCGCCGAAGGGTTACGTGCCTTACACCGTCATCTATCCGCGCTGGAGCTTTTCCTATCCGGGCGCGAATTTTTCCAGCGCCAGCGTCAGCCTCCAGCGCAATGGAAGTCCTGTCTCAGTGACCAAGGAAACCATCGCCAACGGCTACGGTGAAAACACGTTGGTTTTCATCCCCGGCAACCTCGATCCCGATAACTGGCCCGGTCCCGTTCGCCCGAGCGCCGACACTGCGACCAGCGTCACCATCAGCAACGTCGTCATCGGCGGCACCGCCCGCAGCTTTTCCTACACCGTCACCGCCTTCGATCCACTCAAACCCGGCTCCGGCACCGTCACGCCCGTCATCAGCGGACCGTCCGCCCCCGTCGTTGGAACGGCAAACGCCTACAGCGTCAACGCACTCCCGCTCGCCACCGGTTACCAGTGGAAACGCAGCACCTTCGCCACCTACAACACCGTCACTGGAGCCGAGGCCGACGGCCTGGTCAGACCTACAGGCTACAGCGTCCGCGACAACACCGTCCAGGCATCCGGCTCTTACTCGTATCACCTCGCGCAGCCCGGCTTTGTGACCAGCCAGTTTGTCCTCAACGCCCCCATCGTTCCCGGCAGCGGAGCCGCATTGAACTTCCAAAGCCGCCTCGGCTACGCCACCTCCGACCAAGTCGCCACCGTCCAGGTCTCCCTCGACAACGGCCTGCTCTGGGACACCCTTTGGACGCAACCCGGCACCGGCGGCGCGGGCGAGGGAACCTTCCAATCCCGCACCATCTCCCTCGCCGCCTACTCCGGACGGGAAATCCAGATTCGCTTCCTCTACAATCGCGGACACGGCTCCGCTTACCCTCAGACCAGCGAGGGCGTCGGCTGGTATGTTGATAACATTTCCCTGTCCGGCACGCAGACCCTCGGCGGCAGCACTTTGAGCGGGATCAGCGCCAGCCAGAGCTACAGCTTCACCCCGTCGTCGGCAGGCACCTACGCGTTGCAAGTCCGCCCGCAGGTCTATGGAAACTACCTCCTCGGCTGGAGCGCCATCCGCAGCGTCAGCACCAGCGGCACGCCACCGCCAGTCGTCCAGAACCGCATCGTCCGCCTCAGCGGCTATCTCGCCTTTGGCACCCGCCGGGTCCGCACTCGCAACTACCGCACCCTCACCATCTGGAACGACGGCAACGCGCCACTCACCGTCAGCTCCATCGGCTATCGCAGCGGCTTCAGCGGCGCTTGGTCCGGCGCCATCGCCCCCGGCGGACACCAGAACGTGCGAGTCATCTTTCGCCCCACCTCGCGCCGTTCCTACGTGGGCAACGTCACCGTCCGCTCCGATGCCACGGGCGGCGTCAACATCCTGCGCATCTCCGGTCGCGGACGCTAA
- a CDS encoding acylphosphatase, with protein MGKVAMRVFYDGRVQGVGFRATVRWIAEGFEITGWIKNLPDGRVELLVRGESREVRDFLAAIRESELASHIKSALEEPTSIEMGQRGFSITA; from the coding sequence ATGGGCAAAGTGGCCATGCGAGTCTTCTACGACGGACGCGTCCAAGGCGTCGGCTTTCGGGCCACCGTCCGCTGGATCGCCGAGGGATTTGAAATCACCGGCTGGATCAAAAACCTCCCCGACGGTCGCGTCGAACTCCTCGTCCGGGGCGAGTCCCGCGAAGTGCGCGACTTCCTCGCCGCCATCCGCGAAAGCGAACTCGCCAGCCACATTAAATCCGCCCTCGAAGAGCCGACTTCCATAGAAATGGGACAACGCGGCTTCTCCATCACCGCCTAA